One segment of Vagococcus martis DNA contains the following:
- a CDS encoding redox-sensing transcriptional repressor Rex, translated as MEEQKDIRMVPKATTKRIPLYFRYLKTLHEAGVKRIKSNEFSKMIQIPSATIRRDFSHFGELGRSGYGYDVPYLIEVFSDILKTDIEKRIALVGAGNLGKALIKNNFRRDTNLNIVAAFDTNPELIGEKINGITVKNMSELKSIVKKEGITTVIMTVPSSKAQQVIDQVVDAGVTAILNFAPKRLKVPSHVQVQYIDLTTELQTLIYYDENYNHANVDLI; from the coding sequence GTGGAGGAACAAAAGGATATTAGAATGGTCCCAAAAGCAACAACTAAACGTATACCACTTTATTTTCGATATTTGAAAACATTACATGAAGCAGGTGTTAAACGCATCAAATCAAATGAGTTTAGTAAAATGATTCAAATCCCATCAGCGACTATTAGACGAGATTTTTCTCATTTTGGTGAATTAGGACGTAGTGGATATGGGTATGATGTTCCTTATTTGATAGAAGTATTTAGTGATATTCTAAAAACAGATATTGAAAAACGTATTGCACTTGTTGGGGCTGGTAATCTTGGAAAAGCGCTTATTAAAAATAATTTCAGACGAGATACTAACTTAAATATCGTTGCAGCGTTTGATACAAATCCGGAACTTATTGGAGAAAAAATCAATGGTATCACAGTAAAAAATATGAGTGAGTTAAAAAGTATTGTGAAAAAAGAAGGAATCACGACAGTTATTATGACTGTACCGAGTAGTAAAGCCCAACAGGTCATTGACCAAGTGGTAGACGCAGGTGTAACGGCTATTCTTAATTTTGCTCCTAAACGGTTGAAAGTCCCATCTCACGTACAAGTCCAATACATTGATTTAACAACAGAATTACAAACGTTAATTTATTACGATGAAAATTATAATCATGCAAATGTTGACTTGATTTAG
- a CDS encoding helix-turn-helix domain-containing protein, whose translation MESILNKSTKRQQKLILYIAKNYKWLTAQELSDYLGCNIKTVRQDIMDLEEEYSDILSIEYSKQRGYRFHTIDGRNILEIYLKWIQESLFFSILSDCFLDKNDSIDYFYNTYFISETTLKRQLSLINRTLKDIGISISVSTGKMTVKDEKLLRFFYSLLSIEKRSIYEWTDINIDQQALFSIIERCESYFDLSLNIVQKNIFSFYIYISVTRSSQCHYIQTTTTVPEEFNRQLEKLMKSLKKQDSLDVLLTTNDQYKDSLEFIYDLFSQLAKHYHSDATHELTTQFIQLITTRMQVESSVLDFNGIKKELAYVTFMNAEYPYPMNLVSLRSELNAKSIQSRYPVFYESVTNSIEVLAKDVTWLTYYNYLLISRVFRYWDYRSFEKLSKIKPVSLAISTTLDKNHADILAYMLKQTFQSKLDIVFKEYGKTLFNSEENKNRLEKVDLVISNHSFYHQLNHNIIVDDVIETYRLEEIKRAINLILMKHTRQESMDNA comes from the coding sequence ATGGAGTCAATTCTAAACAAAAGTACAAAACGACAGCAAAAGCTTATTCTATATATTGCTAAGAACTATAAATGGCTAACAGCACAAGAGTTATCTGATTATTTAGGATGTAATATTAAAACGGTCAGACAGGATATTATGGATTTAGAAGAAGAATATTCAGATATATTATCAATTGAGTATTCTAAACAGCGTGGGTATCGATTTCACACAATTGACGGCCGTAATATTTTAGAAATTTACTTAAAATGGATTCAGGAGTCATTATTTTTTTCTATATTATCTGATTGTTTTTTGGATAAAAATGACAGTATTGATTATTTTTATAATACTTATTTTATCAGTGAAACAACGCTAAAAAGACAGTTGTCACTAATAAATCGAACATTAAAAGATATTGGTATATCCATCAGTGTCTCCACAGGGAAAATGACCGTGAAAGATGAGAAATTATTACGATTTTTTTATTCCTTATTGAGTATTGAAAAAAGATCTATTTATGAGTGGACAGATATTAATATAGACCAACAAGCATTGTTTTCTATTATCGAGAGATGTGAGTCTTATTTTGATTTATCTTTAAATATTGTACAAAAAAATATTTTTTCATTTTATATCTATATATCTGTCACAAGATCCAGTCAGTGTCATTATATTCAAACAACTACCACTGTTCCTGAAGAATTTAATAGGCAATTAGAAAAATTAATGAAATCATTAAAAAAACAGGATAGTTTAGATGTTCTTTTGACCACTAATGATCAATACAAAGATAGTTTGGAATTTATTTATGATTTATTTAGTCAGTTGGCTAAACATTATCATTCTGATGCAACACATGAACTAACCACGCAATTTATTCAACTAATTACAACAAGAATGCAAGTTGAGAGTAGTGTACTTGACTTTAATGGGATTAAAAAAGAACTAGCTTATGTCACGTTTATGAATGCAGAATATCCTTACCCAATGAATTTAGTTAGTCTGAGAAGTGAGTTAAATGCAAAATCAATACAATCACGTTATCCTGTTTTTTATGAGAGTGTCACTAATAGCATAGAGGTTTTGGCAAAAGATGTAACTTGGCTTACCTATTATAACTATTTATTAATTAGTCGAGTATTTCGCTATTGGGATTATCGTTCATTTGAAAAATTATCCAAAATAAAACCAGTTTCTCTTGCTATTTCGACAACTTTAGATAAAAATCATGCAGATATTTTGGCTTACATGTTAAAACAAACGTTTCAATCTAAACTAGATATTGTTTTCAAAGAATATGGAAAGACATTATTTAACAGTGAAGAGAATAAAAATAGATTAGAAAAAGTGGATCTTGTAATCAGTAATCATTCGTTTTACCACCAGTTAAATCATAATATTATAGTAGATGATGTAATTGAAACATATCGTCTAGAAGAAATTAAGAGGGCAATCAATTTAATCTTAATGAAACATACTAGACAAGAGTCGATGGATAACGCATAA
- a CDS encoding helix-turn-helix domain-containing protein produces MIHILNKDVERQQRLLMLMFRDDTWKSAKYISDTLDCNVKTLRQDINYLTSTYEDVITCEYSKNLGYKFHLNAGHSVQEIFLDWINHSLFFSIVTDVFYEKNQNDKDYFFDTYFISETTLKRQVSLINYHLKEFGMSLSLSKMTFKVSDEFVARLFFGNREMEKRSIYDWDPDQLDNQRLAFDLIELLEKEYNLSLTVLQKNMMAYFVLCSVIRSSGNYFMDDSRESKFITVEKCQNLLSQFKHPVFDRLCLNSKQQVNDTLLFLEILFNRLKTYYDSDIARDISEMLMTNISNKMKTNSEVFHKDLVIKDVAYVLFIKEYYPYKMSYINHRGYFNYVAIQLKYPVFFQAVMDSFSELPREYVWISSYKSELINSFFRYWKASDYDFIIKVNQVSVYLSTTLNENQVKLNQYLFEKMFQQKIKIIGYEYNQTHFTVKNTNELLNQADLIICNHQFYSNLTNVIVVDDIIDDAALYHINKTIDRIRTTQFST; encoded by the coding sequence GTGATACATATATTAAATAAAGATGTTGAAAGACAACAACGTTTACTTATGTTGATGTTTAGAGATGATACGTGGAAATCTGCTAAATATATTTCAGATACTCTTGATTGCAATGTAAAAACACTAAGGCAGGATATAAATTATTTAACTTCTACATACGAGGACGTTATAACATGTGAGTATTCAAAAAATCTAGGATATAAATTTCATTTGAATGCTGGACATAGTGTGCAGGAAATTTTTTTAGATTGGATTAATCATTCTTTGTTCTTTTCAATTGTAACTGATGTTTTTTATGAAAAAAATCAAAATGATAAGGATTATTTTTTTGATACGTACTTTATTAGTGAGACAACATTAAAGAGACAAGTATCGTTGATTAATTATCATTTAAAAGAGTTTGGTATGTCTCTTAGTCTGAGTAAGATGACATTTAAAGTATCAGATGAGTTTGTTGCAAGATTATTTTTTGGCAATCGTGAAATGGAAAAACGGTCAATATATGATTGGGACCCAGATCAACTGGATAATCAGCGTTTAGCGTTCGATTTAATAGAGTTGCTTGAAAAGGAATATAATTTGTCATTAACCGTGTTACAAAAAAATATGATGGCTTACTTTGTATTATGCTCAGTAATTAGGTCTTCTGGTAATTATTTTATGGATGATAGTAGAGAAAGCAAATTCATAACGGTTGAAAAGTGTCAGAACTTATTGTCTCAATTTAAGCATCCAGTTTTTGATCGTCTATGTCTTAATTCAAAACAACAAGTGAACGACACATTGTTATTTTTAGAAATCCTTTTTAACCGATTAAAAACATATTATGATTCTGATATAGCTAGAGATATTAGTGAAATGTTGATGACGAATATATCAAACAAAATGAAAACCAACTCCGAAGTATTTCATAAAGATCTTGTTATAAAAGATGTGGCATATGTTTTATTTATAAAAGAGTATTATCCATATAAAATGAGCTATATCAATCATAGAGGATATTTTAATTATGTAGCCATTCAATTAAAATACCCTGTATTTTTTCAAGCGGTCATGGATAGTTTTTCTGAATTACCTAGAGAATATGTATGGATTAGCAGTTATAAATCAGAACTAATTAATAGTTTCTTTCGTTATTGGAAAGCCAGTGATTATGATTTTATAATAAAGGTTAATCAAGTGAGTGTTTATCTATCCACAACATTAAATGAAAACCAAGTTAAATTAAATCAATATCTTTTTGAAAAAATGTTCCAGCAAAAAATAAAAATAATAGGTTATGAGTATAACCAAACACATTTTACGGTAAAAAACACAAATGAACTATTGAATCAAGCTGATTTAATTATATGCAATCATCAGTTTTATTCAAATTTAACCAATGTTATTGTGGTAGATGACATCATCGATGATGCAGCATTATATCATATTAATAAAACCATAGATCGTATTCGAACGACGCAATTTTCGACCTAA
- a CDS encoding sortase domain-containing protein gives MTNNTKQSVKHCSTNSDIKKKRKKTNKSSVKVIKDGKVMIKKKKRRSSNKNKHSHKNVTPMKVTKKELKEQAHKKIVKRLSTAAILIGTLGLSTTAIALSQTHQKPQEPKSNQHLIVKEYTPDATYSDAIKEKDDSSKKEEPTVEESHEEEIDNSLQQEPEEIISSSNATDYQEQTETSATVEPIQEPEYRDEKISDVQPEMTLNILGQLIHYQNGGQSAGQSVIDANSESMASTWGGSSVFSGSDGMNTHFIGHNPGAFSVIFSLSIGNQISVTDGIGSQKNYIVNSIRQVYDDGTDVNSGEALFDSITGTGGGERITLQSCINDDCNLIIFASAQ, from the coding sequence ATGACTAATAACACTAAACAATCTGTAAAACATTGTTCAACTAACTCGGATATAAAGAAAAAAAGAAAGAAGACCAATAAATCATCTGTTAAAGTAATAAAAGATGGAAAAGTGATGATAAAGAAAAAGAAAAGACGTTCTTCTAATAAAAATAAACACTCACATAAAAACGTAACACCGATGAAAGTCACAAAAAAAGAACTGAAAGAGCAAGCACATAAAAAAATAGTGAAACGATTAAGTACCGCAGCGATTTTGATTGGTACACTAGGACTAAGTACAACAGCTATCGCATTAAGCCAAACACATCAAAAACCACAGGAGCCTAAATCAAATCAGCATCTTATAGTAAAAGAATACACCCCAGATGCTACTTATAGTGACGCGATAAAAGAAAAGGATGATTCTTCAAAAAAAGAAGAACCGACAGTAGAGGAATCTCATGAAGAAGAAATAGATAACTCACTTCAACAAGAACCTGAAGAGATAATAAGTAGCTCGAATGCGACTGACTATCAAGAACAAACGGAGACAAGTGCTACAGTTGAGCCAATTCAAGAACCTGAGTATCGAGACGAAAAAATATCAGATGTTCAACCAGAGATGACGTTAAATATTTTAGGCCAGTTAATTCATTATCAAAATGGCGGACAATCTGCTGGTCAAAGTGTGATTGATGCTAATTCAGAGTCTATGGCATCTACTTGGGGAGGATCCTCAGTTTTTTCAGGTAGTGATGGCATGAATACACACTTTATTGGACATAATCCAGGAGCTTTTAGTGTTATATTTAGTTTATCAATCGGTAATCAGATTAGTGTTACTGATGGAATTGGTTCACAAAAGAATTATATTGTGAACAGTATTCGTCAAGTATATGATGATGGCACTGATGTAAACTCTGGTGAAGCTTTATTTGATAGTATTACTGGTACTGGCGGAGGTGAAAGAATTACGTTACAATCATGTATCAATGACGATTGTAATTTAATCATTTTTGCTTCAGCACAATAA